One window from the genome of Haloprofundus halobius encodes:
- a CDS encoding CPBP family intramembrane glutamic endopeptidase, giving the protein MNGLVPNVLWNLEERRLRAPWRIAATTLLVGALTLTGWFLFVALADPGTGTEAAVGDTVATLTEFAPLVLLGTATIAAVSFSGTFLDRRYFADFGLHVDHDWWTDLGAGFALGTALMSLVFLVEYAAGWVRVEAVLSAPLAAFVPELLFSIALVAFVGFHEELLFRGYLVTNLAEGLFGHADFDADRAVGGAIVASAVVFALLHAVNPNATVVSTLGVGFAGVLLAFAYVLTGEIALPVGFHVSWNLFQGPVFGLPVSGVDPSASLLVLNRHGPDLYTGGAFGPEAGLLGVSALSLGCLLVAAWAKTRYGRVVLYTGLTEPDLRRR; this is encoded by the coding sequence ATGAACGGTCTCGTTCCGAACGTCCTCTGGAACCTCGAAGAGCGACGGTTGCGTGCGCCCTGGCGCATCGCGGCGACGACGCTGCTCGTCGGCGCGCTGACGCTCACCGGGTGGTTCCTCTTCGTGGCGCTCGCCGACCCCGGGACGGGGACCGAGGCCGCCGTCGGCGACACCGTCGCGACCCTCACCGAGTTCGCGCCACTCGTCCTCCTCGGGACGGCGACCATCGCGGCCGTCTCGTTCAGCGGGACGTTCCTCGACCGGCGGTACTTCGCCGACTTCGGTCTCCACGTCGACCACGACTGGTGGACCGACCTTGGCGCCGGCTTCGCGCTCGGTACGGCGCTCATGTCGCTCGTCTTCCTCGTCGAGTACGCCGCCGGGTGGGTACGTGTCGAGGCGGTGCTCAGCGCCCCGCTCGCCGCGTTCGTCCCCGAACTGCTGTTCTCGATCGCGCTCGTCGCGTTCGTGGGGTTCCACGAGGAACTGCTGTTCCGCGGCTACCTCGTCACGAACCTCGCCGAGGGGCTGTTCGGCCACGCCGACTTCGACGCCGACAGGGCGGTCGGCGGCGCAATCGTGGCCTCGGCGGTCGTTTTCGCGCTGCTGCACGCCGTCAACCCCAACGCGACGGTCGTCAGCACGCTGGGCGTCGGGTTTGCCGGCGTGTTGCTCGCGTTCGCCTACGTGCTGACCGGCGAAATCGCGCTCCCGGTCGGCTTTCACGTCTCGTGGAACCTCTTTCAGGGACCGGTGTTCGGCCTGCCGGTCAGCGGCGTCGACCCCTCGGCGTCGCTTCTGGTGTTGAACCGACACGGTCCCGACCTGTACACCGGCGGCGCGTTCGGCCCCGAGGCAGGGTTACTCGGCGTCTCGGCGCTCTCGCTCGGCTGTCTGCTCGTCGCGGCGTGGGCGAAGACACGCTACGGCCGCGTGGTGCTGTACACCGGGCTGACGGAACCGGACCTGCGGCGGCGCTGA
- a CDS encoding TATA-box-binding protein, producing the protein MSDPKDTINIENVVASTGIGQELDLQSVAMDLEGADYDPEQFPGLVYRTQNPKSAALIFRSGKIVCTGAKSTDDVHESLGIVFDKLRELQIPVDDDPEITVQNIVTSADLGRNLNLNAIAIGLGLENIEYEPEQFPGLVYRLDEPKVVALLFGSGKLVITGGKQPVDAEHAVDKIVSRLSELGLLD; encoded by the coding sequence ATGAGTGACCCCAAGGACACCATCAACATAGAGAACGTGGTCGCTTCCACGGGAATCGGGCAGGAACTCGACCTTCAGAGCGTCGCGATGGACCTGGAAGGGGCGGACTACGACCCCGAGCAGTTCCCCGGCCTCGTCTACCGCACGCAGAATCCGAAGTCGGCCGCTCTCATCTTCCGCTCCGGCAAGATCGTCTGCACGGGCGCGAAATCCACCGACGACGTCCACGAGAGTCTCGGTATCGTCTTCGACAAACTCCGAGAACTCCAGATTCCCGTCGACGACGACCCCGAGATAACCGTCCAGAACATCGTCACGAGCGCGGACCTCGGACGCAATCTCAACCTGAACGCCATCGCCATCGGCCTCGGCCTCGAAAACATCGAGTACGAACCCGAGCAGTTCCCCGGCCTCGTCTACCGACTCGACGAACCCAAGGTCGTCGCCCTCCTCTTCGGCTCCGGCAAACTCGTCATCACGGGCGGCAAACAGCCGGTCGACGCCGAGCACGCCGTCGACAAAATCGTCAGCCGACTCTCCGAACTCGGTCTTCTCGACTGA
- a CDS encoding amidohydrolase: protein MTTLQITGGEVLRPDLSVERGDVLVDTDLGEILAVGDTETGDETLDAAGGLVMPGLVNAHTHVPMTLLRGVADDKPLETWLREDIWPVEGAFTPEDVRVGAELAMVEMIRSGTTGFADMYFHVPEIVGVVERAGLRARLGHGVVTVGKDDEAAQADIDESLDVAAEFDGAAEGRVSTAYMPHSLTTVGEEELRESVARARDLGVPVHFHANETTDEVDPIVDERGERPLAYADDLGMLGDADFAAHGVHVDDAEIDLLAERGTSVIHCPASNMKLASGIAPVQRMLDAGVPVGLGTDGAASNNDLDLFDEMRDAAMVGKLAAEDASAVAAERVVEMATRGGAEALGFDSGHLEAGANADVVVVDFDAPHLTPAHDHVSHLAYAARGSDVRHTVCDGEVLMRDREVLTLDASSVMRQATEHAREALDRSI, encoded by the coding sequence ATGACGACGCTTCAGATAACCGGCGGAGAGGTCCTGCGACCCGATCTGTCGGTCGAACGCGGCGACGTACTGGTCGACACCGACTTGGGCGAGATTCTCGCCGTCGGCGATACCGAGACGGGAGACGAGACGCTCGACGCCGCGGGCGGCCTCGTGATGCCCGGTCTCGTCAACGCTCACACGCACGTTCCCATGACGCTGCTGCGCGGCGTCGCCGACGACAAACCCCTCGAAACGTGGCTCAGAGAGGATATCTGGCCGGTCGAGGGCGCGTTCACGCCCGAGGACGTGCGCGTCGGCGCGGAACTCGCCATGGTCGAGATGATTCGCTCGGGAACGACGGGGTTCGCCGACATGTACTTTCACGTGCCCGAGATCGTCGGTGTCGTGGAGCGGGCGGGGCTGCGCGCCCGCCTCGGTCACGGCGTCGTCACCGTTGGCAAAGACGACGAGGCCGCGCAGGCCGACATCGACGAGAGCCTCGACGTCGCCGCCGAGTTCGACGGCGCGGCAGAAGGGAGAGTGTCGACGGCGTACATGCCGCACAGCCTCACGACCGTCGGCGAGGAGGAACTCCGCGAGTCGGTCGCTCGCGCCCGCGACCTCGGCGTTCCCGTTCACTTCCACGCCAACGAGACGACCGACGAGGTCGACCCCATCGTCGACGAGCGCGGCGAGCGACCGCTCGCGTACGCCGACGACCTCGGGATGCTCGGCGACGCTGACTTCGCGGCCCACGGCGTCCACGTCGACGACGCCGAAATCGACCTGCTCGCAGAACGGGGAACGAGCGTCATCCACTGCCCGGCGTCGAACATGAAACTCGCCTCCGGTATCGCGCCCGTCCAGCGGATGCTCGACGCGGGCGTCCCCGTGGGACTGGGCACCGACGGCGCGGCGTCGAACAACGACCTCGACCTGTTCGACGAGATGCGCGACGCGGCGATGGTCGGCAAACTCGCCGCCGAGGACGCCAGCGCCGTCGCCGCCGAGAGGGTCGTCGAGATGGCGACGCGCGGCGGGGCCGAGGCGCTCGGCTTCGACTCCGGTCACCTCGAAGCCGGCGCGAACGCCGACGTCGTCGTCGTCGACTTCGACGCGCCGCATCTGACGCCCGCGCACGACCACGTGAGCCACCTCGCCTACGCGGCCCGTGGCTCCGACGTCCGACACACCGTCTGTGACGGCGAGGTGTTGATGCGGGACCGTGAGGTCCTCACGCTCGACGCCTCGTCGGTGATGCGGCAGGCGACCGAGCACGCCCGCGAGGCGCTCGACCGGTCAATATAA
- a CDS encoding DUF7473 family protein: MLVPLQTTVGNPIAIAGTVGLFALFLSLTAHLAARNVLGDVAVRNAFAVGPLPAVIAVLSTAFGVSAAVAVPVALTLDAAAIRYLYDRSWRLTLYIVVIHVVVTIILGAILFSLLALWQSAPG, from the coding sequence ATGCTCGTCCCGCTGCAGACGACGGTCGGGAACCCAATCGCCATCGCCGGGACCGTCGGCCTGTTCGCGCTGTTTCTCTCCCTGACCGCTCACCTCGCCGCCCGCAACGTTCTCGGCGACGTCGCCGTGCGAAACGCCTTCGCCGTCGGTCCCCTCCCGGCCGTTATCGCGGTGCTCTCCACCGCCTTCGGGGTCTCGGCAGCGGTGGCGGTACCCGTCGCGCTCACGCTCGACGCCGCTGCGATACGCTACCTCTACGACCGTTCGTGGCGGCTGACCCTGTACATCGTCGTCATCCACGTCGTGGTCACCATCATCCTCGGCGCGATACTGTTCAGTCTGCTGGCGCTCTGGCAGAGCGCTCCCGGTTGA
- a CDS encoding adenosylhomocysteinase yields the protein MSTTYAPVSEHLDDVEAARAEGRRKMDWALQHMPILTALREEYEAEKPFAGQTIGMAMHVEAKTANLVELLADGGAEVAITGCNPLSTHDDVSAALDAHENITSYAVRGVGDDDYYAAIHSVVAHEPTITVDDGMDMVKVVHEEYPELIETIIGGCEETTTGVHRLRAMDAEGELNYPIFAVNDTPMKRLFDNVHGTGESSLATIAMTTNLSWAGKNVVVAGYGYCGKGVAKKASGQNANVVVTEVEPRRALEAHMEGYEVLPMTEAAEKADVVLTTTGNRDVVTREHFEVMKDGVLLANAGHFDIEVNLDDLDDLAVDRYEARDGVEAFEMDDGRRLNVIAEGRLVNLAAPLALGHPVEVMDQSFGVQAVCVRELVDNGDNYGAGVHDVPDELDRGVAEIKLDAEGVEHDALTDEQREYMGSWQHGT from the coding sequence ATGAGTACGACGTACGCTCCCGTGAGCGAACACCTCGACGACGTGGAGGCCGCCCGCGCGGAGGGTCGCCGCAAGATGGACTGGGCGCTACAGCACATGCCGATTCTCACCGCGCTCCGCGAGGAGTACGAGGCCGAGAAACCCTTCGCGGGCCAGACTATCGGCATGGCGATGCACGTCGAGGCGAAGACCGCGAACCTCGTCGAACTGCTCGCCGACGGCGGTGCAGAGGTGGCCATCACGGGGTGCAATCCGCTCTCGACGCACGACGACGTGAGCGCGGCGCTCGACGCCCACGAGAACATCACCTCCTACGCCGTCCGCGGCGTCGGCGACGACGACTACTACGCGGCCATCCACTCGGTCGTCGCGCACGAACCCACCATCACCGTCGACGACGGGATGGACATGGTGAAAGTCGTCCACGAGGAGTACCCCGAACTCATAGAGACGATCATCGGCGGCTGCGAGGAGACCACCACGGGCGTCCACCGCCTGCGCGCGATGGACGCCGAGGGCGAACTCAACTATCCGATCTTCGCGGTCAACGACACGCCGATGAAGCGCCTGTTCGACAACGTCCACGGCACCGGTGAGTCCTCTCTCGCTACGATCGCCATGACGACGAACCTCTCGTGGGCGGGCAAGAACGTCGTCGTCGCGGGCTACGGCTACTGCGGCAAGGGCGTCGCCAAGAAGGCGAGCGGCCAGAACGCGAACGTCGTCGTCACCGAAGTCGAACCCCGCCGCGCGCTCGAAGCGCACATGGAGGGCTACGAGGTGCTGCCGATGACCGAGGCCGCCGAGAAAGCCGACGTGGTGCTCACGACGACGGGCAACCGCGACGTCGTGACCCGCGAACACTTCGAGGTGATGAAGGACGGTGTTCTCCTCGCCAACGCGGGTCACTTCGACATCGAGGTGAACCTCGACGACCTCGACGACCTCGCGGTCGACCGCTACGAGGCTAGAGACGGCGTCGAGGCGTTCGAGATGGACGACGGTCGGCGTCTCAACGTTATCGCCGAGGGTCGCCTCGTCAACCTCGCCGCGCCCCTCGCGCTCGGCCACCCCGTCGAGGTGATGGACCAGAGCTTCGGCGTGCAGGCCGTCTGCGTCCGCGAACTCGTCGACAACGGCGACAACTACGGGGCGGGCGTCCACGACGTGCCCGACGAACTCGACCGCGGCGTCGCCGAGATAAAACTCGACGCCGAGGGCGTCGAACACGACGCGCTCACCGACGAGCAGCGCGAGTACATGGGAAGCTGGCAGCACGGGACCTGA
- the hisG gene encoding ATP phosphoribosyltransferase — MRIAVPNKGRLHDPSMDLLERAGLHVENGAARKLYAETVDPDVTVLFVRAADIPGYVRDGAADMGITGLDQARESGHELTDLLDLGFGKCRLVLAAPEDGDIHSVSDIEGRTVATEFPHVTRSFFEGRGVDADVVEVTGATELTPHVEMADAIVDITSTGTTLRVNRLAVVEEVLSSSVRLFARPDVADDEKVQQVRTAFESVLAADGKRYLMMNAPKSRLDEVRDVIPGMGGPTVMDIAGKEGDDATVAVHVVVDEREVFETIGNLREVGASDILVTEIERLVE, encoded by the coding sequence ATGCGAATCGCCGTGCCCAACAAGGGCCGCCTGCACGACCCGTCGATGGACCTTCTCGAACGCGCCGGACTCCACGTCGAGAACGGCGCGGCCCGGAAGCTGTACGCCGAGACGGTGGACCCCGACGTGACCGTCCTCTTCGTCCGCGCCGCCGATATCCCGGGGTACGTCCGCGACGGGGCCGCCGACATGGGAATCACCGGGCTCGACCAAGCGCGGGAGTCGGGCCACGAACTGACCGACCTGCTCGATCTGGGCTTCGGCAAGTGCCGACTCGTGCTCGCCGCGCCCGAGGACGGCGACATCCACTCGGTCAGCGACATCGAGGGCAGAACCGTCGCCACCGAGTTCCCCCACGTCACGCGCTCGTTCTTCGAGGGTCGCGGCGTCGACGCCGACGTGGTCGAGGTGACCGGCGCGACGGAACTCACCCCGCACGTCGAGATGGCCGACGCCATCGTCGACATCACGAGCACCGGGACGACGCTCCGCGTCAACCGCCTCGCCGTCGTCGAGGAGGTGCTGTCGAGTTCGGTCCGGCTGTTCGCGCGGCCCGACGTGGCCGACGACGAGAAGGTCCAGCAGGTGCGGACGGCGTTCGAGTCGGTGTTGGCCGCCGACGGCAAGCGCTACCTGATGATGAACGCGCCGAAGTCGCGGTTGGACGAGGTGCGCGACGTGATTCCGGGGATGGGCGGGCCGACGGTGATGGATATTGCTGGGAAAGAAGGCGACGACGCCACCGTCGCGGTCCACGTCGTCGTCGACGAGCGCGAGGTGTTCGAGACCATCGGCAACCTCCGCGAAGTCGGCGCGTCGGACATCCTCGTCACCGAAATCGAGCGCCTCGTCGAGTAG